CAGAATCTGGAGTTTCTGATACTGAAGTTATCAAAAGATTAAACTCTATTGGGGCAGATGCATTTTTGATTGGTGAACATTTTATGAGAGTTCCATCAATTGAAGAAGAATTAAAAAAATTCAAAAACGCTTTAAATTAAAAAACTCAAATCCTAGAATTTAAACTTTTCTAAATAATTTTTTATTCTAGGTAAATTATCTTTTCTACAAACCATACACGTTGGAAGATTTACAATCTTTTTTGACAATTTTGTAATTTCTAAATCTTTTTCATAATTTAACTTTTTAATAATACTAAGTGGTAAAATACTTTTCCCCATACCAGCTTTTATACAACCTAAAATAGTTTCATAATTTCCAAATTCTAGATTTTTGTGTTCATAATTTGTTATTTCTTTAAATATGTTTGACCAAATTCATTATATGCACAGCCATTTTTAAATGATAAATAAATATTTTGAGCTTTGATATCTTTTGGTTCAACTAAAACAATTGTTTCTTCAATCTTATTTAAAATCATTAGTTCATCATTCTTTGGAAGACCACTAATAAATGCTATGTCAAGTTTATAATCAAGAATTTTTTTTGTAATTTCTTTTGTTGTATTTGTGATTAATTCTAAAGTCATATTAGGAAAATCTTTATTTAGTTCTAACAAAAAAGGGATAATTCTTGTACTTGCATTTGATTCTGTTGAACCAATTAATAAATGTTTTTGTTGATTTATATTTTTCATTTCATAATTTGCAAGTTCAATTTTTTTTATTATTTCAAGTGCATATGGATATAGTCTTTCACCTTCTTGACTTAAAATTACACCTTTAGGCACTCTATGAAATAGGCTACTTCCAATAGATTTTTCTAACTGTTTTATTCTTGAAGTAACATTTGATTGTGCAAATTGAAGATTTATTGCTGCTTTTGAAATACTTTTTTGATTTGCCACTTCAACAAAAACTTTTAATAAATTTGAATCCATATCACTTTTCTTTATATCAATTATCATTATTTTATATTTGACTTAATATCACTTTTAGTGATATTATAACTGAAAAAAATTAAAGGGAAAAATATGCCTGTAATAAATGTAAAAATGACACATGAAGATGGTGGAGCTACAAAAGAACAAAAAGAAGAATTAGCAAAAGGAATAACAGAACTTTTTGCAAAAGTTTTTAATGGAAGAGGTGCTTCAAGTGCAGTTGTGATTATAGAAGAAGTAAATACAGATAATTATGCAATTGGCGGAAAAACAATAACAAATATTAGAAAAGAGAAAAAATAGTATTTCTCTTTTCTAAAGTGCTTATTGTTCTTTTCTATTTAACCTTTCATATAGTTCAACAGACTCATTTATCTCTTCTTGACTAGCTTTTCTTCTACATGATAAAAAACCTTTATTTCCTTCACTTGTAGTTGTTGGAAAAACAGTTGCAAAAACCCAATAATAATTTCCTGATTTTGTTGCATTTTTCACATATCCAGTCCAAACTTTTCCCTGTTTTACACAATCCCATAAATCTTTAAATGCAGCTTTTGGCATATCTTTATGTCTTACAATATTATGTGGTTTACCAATTAATTCATCAACACCATATTCTGCAATCTTACAAAAATCATCATTTGCGAAAATAATAATACCTCGTTCATCTGTTTCACTTACTAAAAAAGCAGAATCATCTAAAACTATTTCTTTACTCATCGTTTTCCCTTAATTTACTTTTTTGCTTTTTGCATCTTCAACTAATAACAGAGCCATTGAAAGAGTTTCATTTGCAATATTTGAAACACTATTTGATTCATTGGCATTTTCTTGAGTTACTTTATCTAACATTGATATTGCGTTGTTTATTTGTTCAATTCCTGTTAGTTGTTCTTTCGATGCTGAACTTACATCTTGTATTATATTTATAGTTTGAGAAATGAGTTGATTTAGATTGTTGTAACCATTACTCATCTCATTTGATATCTCTTTTCCTTCATGGGTTTTTGTAGTTGCATTTTCAACTAAATCTTTAATCTCTCTAGCTGCTTCTGCACTTCTACTTGCTAAATTTCTTACTTCAGCAGCAACAACAGCAAATCCTCTTCCAGCTTCTCCAGCAGTTGCAGCTTCAACAGCTGCATTTAAAGATAAAATATTTGTTTGAAATGCAATTTGATCAATAATACTAATTGCTTCACTAATAGCTTGAACTTTTTGGTTGATTTCATCCATAGCTAAAGCAGTTTTATTTGCAAGTGTTCCACCTGTTGTTACAGAATCTTTTAAATCTTTACTTAATTCAGACATTTTTGTAGCATTTATGGTATTGTTTTTTGTAATTGATGTTATCTCTTCTAGTGCAGCAGCAGTTTGTTCTAAAGAAGCAGCTTGTTCATTTGCTCTAAGGGCAAGATGTTTCATTGATTTTTGCATATAAATTGAATTTTTTTCTAAAAGAAAACCGTTTTCTAAATTTTGTTTTGCATTATCATTTAATTCTTGCCCCAATTTATTGATTTGTTGCATAGTTATAAGCATTTTTCCTTTTAAAATAGGATTTATGTTAATCTGATAACGATAATCTTGATGGGTAAATTTATCCATAATATTTACAAGTTCTTCCATATTTGCATTTGTAGTTGTAAGCATCTCATTAACAATTTTTTTCAAAGTTGTAATCATAAAATTATTTGAGTCAGTATGAATTTTTGTTGTATAAATTCCTTGAGAAACTTTATTTAATGCAATAACTACCTCTCCTAGTACATGCATATCGTTTTTTCTCATATCATCAAATTTATCTACGTATTCATTTAATTCTTTAAGTATAAAACCAATGTCGTCATTTTTTATATATTGAGCTTTTTTTATTCGATTTGTTCTATAAAAAGCAAAATCCATTAAATCATCAATATATTTTTTTATTCTATCAATTCCTCCAACAATTCTTTTCATAGAATAAAAACTAACGTAAGCAACAATCATTGCAAATACAATATTTACAGTTATAATTGCAATGATTTTTGAGTTACTAAATATTGCAACGACACTAATTATTGCAAATCCTAATTGACTTAACAACATGTTAAGAAGTATTCTTTTTTTCGTTTCTAGATTAACTAGCATTAAAACCCTTTTCCCTTTTTTAATGTATTAAAAATTATATAACAATATTGATTACAATAAATGCGAGGAATAGGGCATTAAGAAGAGAATTTATAAAATAAAAAATTATTAATATTTGTTTTTATTTATTATATTATTTAGCTTAAGAAAAGAGTTATTTTTCTTTAAATAAAGTAGAACCAACTCTTATCATATTTGAACCACATGTAATTGCAAGTTCAAAATCAGAACTCATTCCCATAGAACAATATTTTGCTCCAAATGGAACTAATTCATCATAGATTTTCTTTGTAGTTTTAAATGATTCTTTGATGATTTTTTCATCTTCTACATGAGCACCAATACTCATTACACCTTTTAAAACTATATTTGGACAAAGTTCTAGTATTTGTTTATAAACTTCAACTGCGATTTCAGGAAGAACACCAGATTTAGTTTCTTCATAAGCTGAGTTTATTTGAAGTAGGGCAGATAATTTTTTGTTTTTAGCTTCAAGTTTTTTATTTAATTCTACTGCTAATTCTAAAGAGTCTAAAGAATGAATTAATGTAGGATTTAAGTCTATTAAATTATTGATTTTATTTTTTTGTAAAGTTCCAACAAAATGCCACTCAATTGGTAAATCATCTAATTCTTCCATTTTTTGTTTTAAATCTTGAACTTTGTTTTCTCCAAAAGCTCGCTGACCTGCTTCATAAAGAGTCTTTATATCTTGGCTTGTTGAGTATTTTGAAATACCAATAATTTTAACTATATGATGCTCTGAAATTCTAAGTCTTGCACCTTCAACTTTTGTTATAACATTATCTAAATTTTTTGTTGCTGTTTCTTTATTCATTTTATTCTCTTTTAATCATTTAAAAAAATTCTATTTATGTCATTATAAATTCCAAGAAGCATTAAACTTCCTAAAATCACCCATCCCATAATTGTCAAAAACATAAAAACCTGATCACTTGGTTTTCTTCTTGTAATCATCTCATACAAATTAAACATTATATGTCCACCATCAAGTGCAGGAATTGGAAGAAGATTTAATACTCCAAGATTTACTGAAATAAGTGCAGTTATTGTAAATAATGCAATTATTGAGCTTTCGCTTGCATCTGAAATAACCTTTCCAATTGAGATAACTCCACCAACTTCACTTGTTGGAACAACACCAGAAATTAGTTTTTGTACACCTTGGAAAATCATAGTTGAAGCAAAAATTGTTTTTTCATAGGCATAAATTAAAGATTGAGAAAAAGTTAAATCTAAAGTGATTATTTTCCCTGAAGGAGAAATTCCAATCATTCTTTTTTTGATTTTCTCTTTAAACATATTTTCACTATCAGCAATATGTGGATTTATTGTTTTTGCAATAATCTCACCATCTCTCTTAATAAAAAATTTTAAAGCTCCATCTGTATTTACAATAGTTTTTCCAATATCTTCCCAAGATGTTATATCAGTATCATTGATTCTTAATATTTCATCATTTGGTAAAATCCCTGCATGAAATGCTGGAGAATTTTCTTGAACTTTACCAACTTGTGCAGCCCAAGTAGTTGCTCCCATCATCGCGATTGTAAAATATAAAACAGCAGCAAGTAAAAAGTTTGCAAAAGGACCAGCAAATAAAATTATAATTCTTTGCCAAGGTTTTTTTGTATTATATGAATCATTACCTTCTTCGATTAACGAAGGATTTGAATCATCTTGTCCTTTCATTTTTACATATCCACCAAGTGGAACTAATGCAAATTGCCAAGTTGTACCCATCCACTCTTTTGCATATAGTTGTTTACCAAAACCAATTGAAAAAACATGAACTTTAACCCCAAAATAACGAGCTGCTAAAAAGTGTCCTAATTCATGGAAAAAAACTAAAAATGATAAAACTAATAAAAAAGTAATAGTACCCAAAAAAATCCCTTAATTTTTGAAATAATCTCTTGTATATTCATATCCTGAATATATTGTTAAAATAACTGCTAACCATAAAATTTCTGTTGCAAAAGGCCAATTCATCGTTAAAAATCCTATAGCTATCATTTGCACAACAGTTTTTACT
The genomic region above belongs to Arcobacter ellisii and contains:
- a CDS encoding tautomerase family protein, which produces MPVINVKMTHEDGGATKEQKEELAKGITELFAKVFNGRGASSAVVIIEEVNTDNYAIGGKTITNIRKEKK
- a CDS encoding PAS domain-containing protein, whose translation is MSKEIVLDDSAFLVSETDERGIIIFANDDFCKIAEYGVDELIGKPHNIVRHKDMPKAAFKDLWDCVKQGKVWTGYVKNATKSGNYYWVFATVFPTTTSEGNKGFLSCRRKASQEEINESVELYERLNRKEQ
- a CDS encoding methyl-accepting chemotaxis protein, which codes for MLVNLETKKRILLNMLLSQLGFAIISVVAIFSNSKIIAIITVNIVFAMIVAYVSFYSMKRIVGGIDRIKKYIDDLMDFAFYRTNRIKKAQYIKNDDIGFILKELNEYVDKFDDMRKNDMHVLGEVVIALNKVSQGIYTTKIHTDSNNFMITTLKKIVNEMLTTTNANMEELVNIMDKFTHQDYRYQININPILKGKMLITMQQINKLGQELNDNAKQNLENGFLLEKNSIYMQKSMKHLALRANEQAASLEQTAAALEEITSITKNNTINATKMSELSKDLKDSVTTGGTLANKTALAMDEINQKVQAISEAISIIDQIAFQTNILSLNAAVEAATAGEAGRGFAVVAAEVRNLASRSAEAAREIKDLVENATTKTHEGKEISNEMSNGYNNLNQLISQTINIIQDVSSASKEQLTGIEQINNAISMLDKVTQENANESNSVSNIANETLSMALLLVEDAKSKKVN
- a CDS encoding YggS family pyridoxal phosphate-dependent enzyme, with amino-acid sequence MNKETATKNLDNVITKVEGARLRISEHHIVKIIGISKYSTSQDIKTLYEAGQRAFGENKVQDLKQKMEELDDLPIEWHFVGTLQKNKINNLIDLNPTLIHSLDSLELAVELNKKLEAKNKKLSALLQINSAYEETKSGVLPEIAVEVYKQILELCPNIVLKGVMSIGAHVEDEKIIKESFKTTKKIYDELVPFGAKYCSMGMSSDFELAITCGSNMIRVGSTLFKEK
- the rseP gene encoding RIP metalloprotease RseP, which gives rise to MGTITFLLVLSFLVFFHELGHFLAARYFGVKVHVFSIGFGKQLYAKEWMGTTWQFALVPLGGYVKMKGQDDSNPSLIEEGNDSYNTKKPWQRIIILFAGPFANFLLAAVLYFTIAMMGATTWAAQVGKVQENSPAFHAGILPNDEILRINDTDITSWEDIGKTIVNTDGALKFFIKRDGEIIAKTINPHIADSENMFKEKIKKRMIGISPSGKIITLDLTFSQSLIYAYEKTIFASTMIFQGVQKLISGVVPTSEVGGVISIGKVISDASESSIIALFTITALISVNLGVLNLLPIPALDGGHIMFNLYEMITRRKPSDQVFMFLTIMGWVILGSLMLLGIYNDINRIFLND